The following are encoded together in the Trichomycterus rosablanca isolate fTriRos1 chromosome 19, fTriRos1.hap1, whole genome shotgun sequence genome:
- the fignl2 gene encoding fidgetin-like protein 2: MHWNPEHAQPLSQWPEQHLDVSSTTSSPAHKPDLYSARGRGSYSYAWANDDISALTASNLLKRYAEKYSSVLDSTYERPAMGNYPESGAFGTLNVSQKSELEPWPLTHSTDTAYSLVPPSSHDGLKVGPAAMPPGSGSVSAGSSNLSDSGYSASSSCSGPHSSDYPPSYSGTYLSSGYCPQGSSALPSAPLHALQSGSTLLPSYTPSTPVYNYPPSTYPHQTSLPPTYGHPTTAYLPSGIATPTPVPTRPTVVGGSYSYQNSNLGSESTGSLKRKAFEMSPEGEDGDGSSRYRKYGYDALKSGADSPYSVGDKAECRGNGFATNSADPQAFKPSKPGSQPGIGGDEVGKYNGLKPLLSPAYGAAGDYSPPAAMTGENGGTDHGFPQQQRSLKRSENLKGTEQRLLEVVNNELQDCTLLPLWSDLVGHTHLKAALEEEFLWPALRTDGAIRSPRTVLLFGPRGAGKTTLAHSMANQLGATFFKLSCAMLTSKWKAEAEQLLGMLFSVASARQPAVVMLSELEAIEDDEGLRQQLQSVLEKTLRGMVLVVSSTCHLELLKEPLLRCMSKRYHVSLPDVIGRRQLLMQVLGPHGCGLSEQELAAVIQRTEGFSTRELLQLGQQAMASTSGAGQMHGLSNPLSAPGFKDFENAFCKVRPHGAPKEADTCMEWSKVYSH, from the coding sequence ATGCACTGGAACCCGGAGCATGCCCAGCCCCTGAGCCAGTGGCCCGAGCAGCATTTGGATGTATCCTCCACCACCTCCTCTCCTGCACACAAACCCGATCTGTATTCGGCTCGCGGGCGCGGCTCCTACAGCTACGCCTGGGCTAACGACGACATCTCAGCACTCACTGCCTCCAACTTACTAAAGCGCTACGCTGAGAAGTACTCGAGTGTGCTGGACTCCACCTATGAGCGCCCCGCCATGGGTAACTACCCCGAGTCTGGTGCCTTTGGGACCCTCAATGTCAGCCAGAAAAGTGAACTAGAACCCTGGCCCCTTACGCACAGCACTGACACAGCATATTCTTTAGTACCCCCCTCTTCGCACGATGGCTTGAAGGTGGGGCCGGCGGCAATGCCACCCGGGTCGGGTAGTGTCTCTGCGGGCAGCAGCAACCTCTCGGACTCGGGCTACAGCGCAAGCAGCTCATGTAGTGGCCCCCACTCGAGTGACTACCCACCCAGCTACAGCGGTACCTACCTCTCATCAGGATACTGCCCCCAGGGCAGCTCAGCACTTCCTTCTGCTCCACTGCATGCCCTTCAATCTGGCTCTACCCTCTTACCCAGCTATACACCTTCTACACCTGTGTATAACTACCCTCCAAGCACCTACCCACACCAGACCAGCCTCCCACCAACCTACGGCCACCCGACTACTGCTTACCTTCCCTCGGGTATTGCTACCCCAACCCCAGTCCCTACACGCCCCACGGTGGTGGGAGGCAGCTACAGTTATCAGAATAGCAACCTGGGCTCAGAGTCCACGGGCTCACTTAAGAGGAAGGCATTTGAGATGTCTCCGGAAGGGGAAGACGGGGATGGAAGCTCACGTTACAGGAAGTACGGCTACGATGCCTTAAAGTCTGGCGCAGACTCACCGTATAGTGTAGGTGATAAAGCAGAATGTAGAGGAAATGGCTTTGCCACCAATAGTGCAGACCCACAGGCCTTCAAGCCCAGCAAACCTGGGTCTCAGCCAGGGATCGGTGGCGACGAGGTGGGCAAATATAACGGCCTGAAGCCACTGCTGTCCCCAGCCTATGGGGCAGCTGGTGACTACAGCCCCCCAGCAGCTATGACTGGAGAGAATGGAGGAACTGATCACGGTTTCCCACAGCAGCAGAGATCACTCAAGCGCTCAGAGAACCTTAAGGGCACAGAGCAGCGACTGCTGGAGGTGGTGAATAACGAGCTGCAGGACTGCACCCTGCTACCATTGTGGTCAGACCTGGTTGGGCACACGCATCTCAAAGCAGCGCTGGAAGAGGAGTTCCTGTGGCCGGCACTGCGCACTGATGGTGCCATCCGATCCCCGCGAACTGTTCTGCTATTTGGTCCAAGAGGGGCCGGTAAGACCACACTGGCCCATTCCATGGCCAACCAGTTGGGAGCcactttctttaaactgagctgtGCTATGCTGACCTCCAAGTGGAAAGCCGAGGCCGAGCAGCTCCTCGGCATGCTATTCTCCGTGGCCTCTGCACGCCAGCCGGCCGTGGTGATGCTGAGCGAGTTAGAGGCCATTGAGGATGACGAGGGTCTCAGACAACAGTTGCAGTCCGTGTTAGAGAAAACACTGCGTGGAATGGTGCTGGTGGTCAGCTCCACATGCCACCTAGAGCTCTTAAAGGAGCCACTCCTGCGCTGCATGTCCAAGAGGTACCACGTCAGTCTTCCCGATGTGATCGGGCGCAGGCAGCTTCTCATGCAGGTCCTCGGGCCGCACGGCTGCGGTCTCAGCGAGCAGGAGCTAGCAGCCGTGATCCAACGCACAGAGGGGTTCTCCACACGCGAGCTGCTGCAGCTCGGCCAGCAGGCCATGGCCTCAACGTCAGGCGCCGGTCAAATGCACGGCCTCAGTAACCCCCTCTCCGCACCCGGCTTTAAAGACTTTGAGAACGCCTTCTGTAAAGTGCGCCCACACGGCGCCCCCAAAGAAGCAGACACTTGTATGGAATGGAGCAAGGTGTATAGCCACTGA